The following proteins come from a genomic window of Polaribacter dokdonensis:
- a CDS encoding aspartate carbamoyltransferase catalytic subunit encodes MDQLSVEHLLGIKYLNANDIDLIFKTADHFKEVINRPIKKVPSLRDITIANLFFENSTRTKLSFELAEKRLSADVINFSAGQSSVKKGETLIDTVNNILSMKVDIVVMRHGNVGAGVFLSKHVNAKIINAGDGTHEHPTQALLDSYSIREKLGSVKGKKIVIVGDILHSRVALSNIFALQLQGAQVKVCGPTTLIPKHIASLGVEVETNLKKALEWCDVANVLRVQHERMDIKYFPSTREYTQLFGINKEILDNLGKKIVIMHPGPINRGVEITSDVADSDQSIILNQVENGVAVRMAVIYLLAQQIKR; translated from the coding sequence ATGGATCAATTAAGCGTAGAACATTTATTAGGAATCAAATATTTAAATGCCAATGATATTGATTTGATTTTTAAAACTGCAGATCATTTTAAAGAGGTAATTAATAGGCCAATTAAAAAAGTACCCTCTTTAAGAGACATTACTATTGCCAATTTATTTTTCGAAAATAGTACAAGAACAAAATTATCTTTTGAACTTGCAGAAAAAAGACTTTCTGCAGATGTAATTAACTTTTCTGCTGGGCAATCATCTGTAAAGAAAGGTGAAACTTTAATAGATACTGTAAACAACATATTATCTATGAAAGTAGATATTGTTGTTATGCGTCATGGAAATGTAGGTGCAGGTGTATTCTTATCAAAACATGTAAATGCAAAAATTATTAATGCAGGTGATGGTACACATGAACACCCAACACAAGCCTTATTAGATTCGTACTCAATTAGAGAAAAATTAGGATCTGTAAAAGGTAAAAAAATTGTTATTGTAGGCGATATTTTGCATTCTAGAGTAGCTTTATCAAACATATTCGCATTACAATTACAAGGTGCTCAAGTAAAAGTTTGTGGACCAACAACTTTAATTCCAAAACATATAGCAAGTTTAGGGGTAGAAGTAGAAACCAATCTCAAAAAAGCTTTAGAATGGTGTGATGTTGCTAATGTTTTAAGAGTGCAACATGAAAGAATGGATATTAAATATTTTCCATCAACAAGAGAATACACTCAGCTTTTTGGTATCAATAAAGAAATTTTAGACAACCTTGGCAAGAAAATAGTAATCATGCACCCAGGACCTATAAATAGAGGTGTAGAAATTACAAGTGATGTAGCAGATTCTGATCAATCCATAATTCTGAATCAAGTAGAAAATGGAGTTGCAGTAAGAATGGCTGTGATCTATTTATTAGCACAACAAATTAAGAGATAG
- a CDS encoding dTDP-glucose 4,6-dehydratase has product MRNISILGCGWLGKPLAVSFLEDGFSVKGSTTSEDKIDGLEQLNIEAHLMNISENEEFDLFLASDILIVAITSKDIDGFENLISQINNSSIQKVIFISSTSVYGRHNRVMTEEDETLETPLTEIESLFLQSDFFETTIIRFAGLFGGDRHPSNWFKGGRKIPQPKGFVNMIHREDCIEIIHEIIHQNVWNQIFNACADHHPTRREFYTLAKLSKGFEVPAFENNENYEWKIISSKKIQETLNYEFIHNDLLAI; this is encoded by the coding sequence ATGAGAAATATAAGTATTTTAGGATGTGGCTGGTTGGGTAAACCTTTAGCTGTTTCTTTTTTAGAAGATGGTTTTTCTGTAAAAGGTTCTACAACTTCAGAAGATAAAATAGATGGTTTAGAGCAACTAAATATAGAGGCTCATTTGATGAATATATCAGAAAATGAAGAGTTCGATTTGTTTTTAGCATCAGATATTTTAATAGTAGCCATTACTTCTAAAGATATTGATGGTTTTGAAAATTTAATTTCTCAGATCAATAATTCATCAATTCAAAAAGTGATTTTTATCAGCTCAACTTCTGTTTATGGCAGACATAACAGAGTAATGACAGAAGAAGATGAAACTTTGGAAACACCATTAACAGAGATAGAGAGTTTGTTTTTGCAAAGTGATTTCTTTGAAACTACCATCATTCGTTTTGCAGGTTTATTTGGTGGTGATAGGCATCCATCAAACTGGTTTAAAGGAGGTAGAAAAATTCCTCAACCAAAAGGATTTGTAAACATGATTCACAGAGAAGATTGTATTGAAATTATTCACGAAATCATTCATCAAAATGTCTGGAATCAGATTTTTAATGCTTGTGCAGATCATCATCCAACAAGAAGAGAATTTTATACGTTGGCGAAATTGAGTAAAGGTTTTGAAGTGCCAGCATTCGAAAATAATGAAAATTACGAGTGGAAAATTATCTCTTCAAAAAAAATACAAGAAACCTTAAATTATGAATTTATTCATAATGATTTATTAGCCATCTAA
- a CDS encoding T9SS type A sorting domain-containing protein, giving the protein MLKKLLFTLFLTVSAIGFSQSKTIEKLSAAPNPFTTSTNITFNATSTSKITFNVRNVLGKIVFKKEYTTKIGKNNITFYKDDLATGIYIYSIRDKKDILSKRFVIK; this is encoded by the coding sequence ATGCTAAAAAAACTACTTTTTACTTTATTTTTAACTGTTTCAGCAATTGGTTTTTCTCAATCAAAAACGATTGAAAAATTATCTGCTGCTCCAAATCCGTTTACAACTTCTACTAACATTACTTTTAACGCTACAAGTACATCAAAAATTACATTCAACGTAAGAAATGTTTTAGGAAAAATTGTTTTTAAAAAAGAATATACTACCAAAATAGGTAAAAACAATATTACTTTTTATAAAGATGATTTAGCAACAGGTATTTATATCTACAGCATTAGGGACAAAAAAGACATTTTATCTAAACGTTTTGTGATTAAATGA
- the pyrR gene encoding bifunctional pyr operon transcriptional regulator/uracil phosphoribosyltransferase PyrR: MSKKTLLNSKDIEIILHRLACQLIENHNDFSNTVLIGLQPRGSYLANRLTSLLQTDYNIKNLESGLLDITFYRDDFRRRDEPLAATSTEINFLIEDKKVVIIDDVLYSGRSVRSALTALQSYGRPKNIELLVLIDRRFSRHLPIQPNYRGRQVDAINEEKVLVTWKETHKKDAVYIEQR, translated from the coding sequence ATGAGCAAAAAAACGCTACTTAACTCAAAAGATATTGAAATTATTCTGCATAGATTGGCCTGTCAGCTAATTGAAAACCATAACGATTTTTCTAATACAGTTTTAATTGGTTTACAACCAAGAGGCTCTTATTTAGCAAACAGATTAACTAGTTTGTTGCAAACTGATTACAATATTAAAAATCTAGAATCTGGTTTATTAGATATCACTTTTTATAGAGATGATTTTAGAAGAAGAGACGAACCTTTAGCAGCAACATCTACAGAAATTAACTTTTTAATTGAAGATAAAAAAGTGGTTATTATAGATGATGTATTGTATTCAGGTAGAAGTGTACGTTCTGCCTTAACAGCATTACAATCTTATGGAAGGCCAAAAAACATAGAACTTTTAGTACTTATAGATAGAAGATTTAGCAGACACTTACCTATACAACCAAATTATAGAGGTAGACAAGTAGATGCTATTAATGAGGAAAAAGTTTTAGTTACTTGGAAAGAAACACACAAAAAAGACGCAGTTTATATAGAACAAAGGTAA
- a CDS encoding DUF2911 domain-containing protein yields MRKIILTLFVAAMTMAINAQIETPAPSPFQKTEQKVGLTDVTVEYSRPSMKGRKIFGGLEDYGKVWRTGANANTKLTFSTDFMVDGNMVKKGTYALYTIPGENSWDVMLYSDATNWGNPAKWDESKVAVKVRVTPIEMPMNIETFTITFDDLTNNSAVLGIMWENVYVPFKFEVPTDKMVSNSIAKIMAGPSANDMYAAAVYYLQSDKDINQAQEWIDKAVEMTSAKPRFWYLRQQSLIHAKAGKTKSAIAAAKMSLKYAEEAGNAGYVKMNKASLKEWGAM; encoded by the coding sequence ATGAGAAAAATTATATTGACTTTATTTGTAGCTGCTATGACAATGGCTATAAATGCGCAAATTGAAACTCCTGCTCCAAGTCCATTTCAGAAAACTGAGCAAAAAGTAGGCTTAACAGACGTTACTGTTGAGTATTCTAGACCAAGTATGAAAGGAAGAAAAATATTTGGAGGCTTAGAAGATTATGGAAAAGTTTGGAGAACTGGTGCCAATGCTAATACCAAACTAACTTTTTCTACAGACTTTATGGTTGATGGAAATATGGTTAAAAAAGGAACTTATGCTTTATATACAATTCCTGGTGAAAACTCTTGGGATGTAATGTTATATTCTGATGCTACAAATTGGGGAAATCCTGCAAAATGGGATGAAAGCAAAGTAGCTGTTAAAGTAAGAGTTACTCCTATTGAAATGCCTATGAATATAGAAACATTCACCATTACTTTTGATGATTTAACTAATAATTCTGCGGTTTTAGGAATTATGTGGGAAAACGTTTATGTACCTTTTAAGTTTGAGGTTCCTACAGATAAGATGGTTTCTAATAGCATTGCAAAAATAATGGCTGGGCCTTCTGCAAACGATATGTACGCAGCTGCTGTATATTATTTACAATCAGATAAAGATATTAATCAAGCTCAAGAATGGATTGATAAAGCTGTAGAAATGACATCAGCAAAACCTCGTTTTTGGTATTTACGTCAGCAATCATTAATTCATGCTAAAGCTGGTAAAACGAAAAGCGCAATTGCTGCTGCAAAAATGTCTTTAAAGTATGCTGAAGAAGCAGGGAATGCTGGTTATGTAAAAATGAATAAAGCTTCTTTAAAAGAATGGGGAGCAATGTAA
- the gldF gene encoding gliding motility-associated ABC transporter permease subunit GldF: MYPILKKEFTSFFASPIAYLVIGVFLLINGLFLFIFNDDFNILNAGFADVTPFFYLAPWVFLFLIPAITMKSFADEYNTGTIELLKTNPVSNWQIIFGKFLASLLLIIIAIIPTFIYVYTVYQLGNPLGNIDFGSTIGSYLGLLFLASTYTAVGLFTSTLSKNQIVAFILSVFITFILFYGFDAIASSFNSNSFAIQQLGINEHFKSISRGVIDTRDIVYFLSITFFFLFITKTRLENE, translated from the coding sequence ATGTACCCAATTCTAAAGAAGGAATTTACTTCATTTTTTGCAAGCCCAATTGCGTATTTAGTAATTGGAGTTTTCTTGTTAATCAATGGTTTATTCTTGTTCATTTTTAATGATGACTTTAATATTTTAAATGCTGGTTTTGCAGATGTAACTCCGTTTTTTTATTTAGCTCCTTGGGTATTTTTATTTCTAATACCTGCAATTACAATGAAAAGTTTTGCAGATGAATATAATACTGGAACAATAGAGCTTTTAAAAACCAACCCTGTTTCTAATTGGCAAATTATATTTGGTAAATTTTTAGCATCTCTTTTATTAATTATTATAGCAATTATACCAACCTTTATATATGTCTATACAGTTTATCAATTAGGGAATCCTTTAGGTAATATTGATTTTGGAAGTACCATTGGCTCTTATTTAGGCTTGCTGTTTTTAGCATCTACTTATACAGCTGTTGGTTTGTTTACATCAACATTATCTAAAAATCAAATTGTTGCTTTTATCTTAAGTGTATTTATCACTTTTATTCTTTTCTATGGTTTTGATGCTATTGCATCATCTTTTAATAGCAACAGTTTTGCAATTCAACAATTGGGCATTAACGAACATTTTAAAAGTATATCTAGAGGAGTTATTGACACTAGAGATATTGTTTACTTTTTAAGTATTACATTTTTCTTTTTATTCATTACTAAAACACGTTTAGAAAATGAATAA
- a CDS encoding LuxR C-terminal-related transcriptional regulator gives MQNNEINSIYNEIFKTFPEVIIEDHIKKLIELDYFLPYNSTFFCLTNTVNKNFEFVSKNFNACTGLSRDKMIANGMDYYWSLIHPDDIELWLKSLQNLMAFTMKELNDDQRKRMNYTWNYRIKNEKGNYVNIIQNTTPLQFDENNKPIIGMAHYTVLNSETFMDICATAKILNDNNEYETLYYENMSSANLLDVISNRERDIIRLIITKNTSEEIANKLNISVHTVNTHRRNILKKLNIDSTFELVNYFKNNPKLV, from the coding sequence ATGCAGAATAACGAAATCAATTCAATTTATAATGAGATTTTTAAAACTTTTCCAGAAGTTATAATAGAAGATCATATTAAAAAATTAATTGAACTAGATTATTTTCTACCTTATAATTCTACATTTTTCTGTCTTACAAACACAGTAAATAAAAATTTTGAATTTGTAAGTAAAAACTTTAATGCGTGTACAGGTTTATCAAGAGATAAAATGATTGCAAATGGTATGGATTATTATTGGTCTTTAATTCATCCAGATGACATTGAACTTTGGTTAAAAAGCTTACAAAACTTAATGGCTTTTACAATGAAAGAACTTAATGATGATCAACGTAAAAGAATGAACTATACTTGGAATTATCGAATTAAAAATGAAAAGGGAAACTATGTAAATATTATCCAAAACACTACTCCTTTGCAATTTGATGAAAACAATAAACCCATTATTGGTATGGCTCATTACACTGTATTAAACAGTGAAACTTTTATGGATATTTGTGCTACTGCAAAAATCTTAAATGACAATAATGAGTATGAAACTCTTTATTATGAAAACATGTCTAGTGCTAATTTATTAGATGTTATTTCCAATAGAGAAAGAGATATTATTAGGTTAATTATTACCAAAAATACCAGTGAGGAAATTGCGAATAAATTGAACATTAGTGTTCATACTGTTAATACACACAGAAGAAATATTTTAAAGAAATTAAATATTGATTCTACCTTTGAGTTGGTAAATTACTTTAAAAACAACCCAAAACTTGTTTAA
- a CDS encoding putative quinol monooxygenase gives MFVRIVKMSLHSKYIAEFQAMFEEKKLKIRASEGCELLELYQDKNNPEVFFTYSYWKDESDLERYRNSDFFKATWQQTKGYFNDKPEAWSVNKMVSLT, from the coding sequence ATGTTTGTACGAATTGTAAAAATGAGTTTGCACTCTAAATATATTGCTGAATTTCAAGCAATGTTCGAAGAAAAGAAACTGAAGATAAGAGCTTCTGAAGGATGTGAGTTATTAGAGTTGTATCAAGATAAAAACAATCCAGAAGTCTTTTTTACATATTCTTATTGGAAAGACGAAAGTGATTTAGAACGTTATAGAAATTCAGATTTTTTTAAAGCAACTTGGCAACAAACTAAGGGATATTTTAACGATAAACCTGAAGCCTGGAGTGTTAATAAAATGGTAAGTCTTACTTAG
- a CDS encoding ribonuclease Z, which translates to MSLNLTILGCHSATPRVNAYPTSQYLEINNRHFLIDCGEGTQRQMRKYKVGFSKIDHIFISHLHGDHFYGLVGLLSTYGILSREKELHIYGPKGIKEVTLLQLNISQSHAKYKTVFHELSSNKSELIFEDDKVSVSTIPLNHRVYTNGYLFKEKEKPKKLHMGNISNYEEIGRADYLNIKAGKDITLSTGEIIPNDELTLPPKKALSFAFCSDTMYKPDIVPIIKDVDLLYHEATFLADREDLAKKTKHATSKQAAQIAKDANAKQLVVGHYSGRYKDISLFQKEAQEIFNNTELAVPGKNFKIDAE; encoded by the coding sequence ATGAGTTTAAACCTAACTATATTAGGTTGTCATTCTGCAACTCCACGTGTAAACGCATACCCAACATCTCAGTATTTAGAAATTAACAATCGTCACTTTTTAATAGATTGTGGAGAGGGTACTCAGCGTCAAATGAGAAAATATAAAGTTGGTTTTTCTAAAATTGATCATATATTTATTTCTCATTTACATGGTGATCATTTTTATGGCTTAGTAGGTTTATTATCTACTTATGGAATTTTAAGTAGAGAGAAAGAACTACATATCTATGGGCCAAAAGGAATTAAAGAAGTTACTTTATTACAACTAAATATTTCTCAATCTCATGCCAAATACAAAACTGTATTTCATGAACTATCTTCTAATAAAAGTGAACTTATTTTTGAAGATGACAAGGTTTCTGTAAGTACAATTCCTTTAAATCATAGGGTTTACACGAATGGCTACTTATTTAAGGAAAAAGAGAAACCCAAAAAGCTTCATATGGGCAATATTAGTAATTATGAAGAAATTGGAAGAGCAGATTATCTAAATATAAAAGCAGGTAAAGACATTACTTTATCCACAGGAGAAATTATACCAAATGATGAATTAACTCTCCCTCCAAAAAAGGCATTAAGTTTTGCTTTTTGCAGCGATACAATGTACAAACCAGATATAGTTCCTATCATAAAAGATGTTGATCTATTGTATCATGAGGCTACATTTTTAGCAGATAGAGAAGACTTAGCTAAAAAAACCAAGCATGCAACCTCTAAACAAGCTGCACAAATTGCAAAAGATGCAAATGCAAAACAATTAGTAGTTGGCCATTATTCAGGCAGATATAAGGATATTTCTTTGTTTCAGAAAGAGGCTCAAGAAATATTTAATAATACAGAATTGGCAGTTCCTGGTAAAAATTTCAAGATAGATGCAGAATAA
- a CDS encoding GNAT family N-acetyltransferase encodes MNYNFLEIPTLHTERLVIREANLKDIKSVFELRSSQEINKFVGTKRIESTKEAKNFIETCKALFQVKKRIFWLIEFNQKVIGSVVFHNINLDLNYTEIGYKLKPEYHQQGLMTEVLEIVIAFAEKSMKLKTLEAFTHKNNLASIALLEKLNFVFQPERRCKTYDFNRIYKLDIN; translated from the coding sequence ATGAATTATAATTTTCTAGAAATACCAACATTACATACAGAAAGACTAGTTATTAGAGAAGCAAATTTAAAAGATATAAAATCCGTTTTTGAATTACGTTCTAGCCAAGAAATTAATAAATTTGTAGGCACAAAAAGAATAGAAAGCACCAAAGAAGCAAAAAATTTTATTGAAACATGTAAAGCGCTTTTTCAAGTAAAAAAAAGAATATTTTGGCTTATTGAATTTAATCAGAAAGTTATTGGCAGTGTAGTTTTTCACAACATTAATTTGGATTTAAATTATACTGAAATTGGTTACAAACTAAAGCCTGAATATCATCAGCAAGGTTTAATGACAGAAGTTTTAGAAATAGTAATAGCATTCGCAGAAAAATCAATGAAATTAAAAACACTTGAAGCATTTACACATAAAAATAATTTAGCTTCAATAGCGTTATTAGAGAAGCTAAACTTTGTATTTCAACCAGAAAGAAGATGTAAAACTTACGATTTTAATCGTATTTATAAATTAGATATCAATTAA
- the gldG gene encoding gliding motility-associated ABC transporter substrate-binding protein GldG, whose protein sequence is MNKNIKYIAVLFLGLIILNVANQSFYKRFDLTADKRYTLSETTKAILSEVKEPLFITVYLEGDFPSEFKRLQIETRQFLEELAAENSQIKIHFENPDYQRETLIKKGMMPSQLTVEEDGKLSEAIIFPWAELNFDNKTKVVSLLPTVIVASQEEQLQKAIENLEYSFLSATNSILKEKQKNVVLLTGNGQLQDIYQYSFLSEVSKKYRLTKFPLDSVASNPQQTLQDLISIDLAIITKPTQKFTEAEKFTLDQYITNGGKTLWMLDNVQADQDSLLATGKMLAYPRDLNLTDLLFSYGVRINSTLVKDLYAAQIALATGNVGNQTQYQNLDWFYHPLVSGNPYHPITKNVGNVRLQFANQIDTLKNDIKKIPLLVSSPLTRKVGTPSIIELQSIAEEPKEEDYAAGNQLFAVLLEGNFKSAYKNRVKPFKTNLFQGSTANNKMIVISDGDIAKNQILKGQPTDLSRDKWTNQEFGNKDFLMNAVDYLLDDSGLINLRNKTLKINTLDKQKAYKERTYWQFLNIVLPLVILAVFGVVFNYLRKRKYA, encoded by the coding sequence ATGAATAAGAACATAAAATATATAGCTGTTTTATTCCTTGGTTTAATCATTTTAAATGTGGCAAATCAATCTTTTTATAAAAGATTCGATTTAACAGCGGATAAAAGATATACACTTTCAGAAACCACAAAAGCAATCTTATCAGAGGTAAAAGAACCACTTTTTATCACTGTTTATTTAGAAGGCGATTTTCCATCAGAATTTAAAAGATTACAGATAGAAACCAGACAGTTTTTAGAAGAATTGGCTGCAGAAAATAGTCAGATTAAAATTCATTTCGAAAATCCTGATTATCAAAGAGAAACCTTAATTAAAAAAGGCATGATGCCTAGTCAACTTACTGTAGAAGAAGATGGTAAATTATCTGAAGCAATTATTTTTCCTTGGGCAGAACTTAATTTTGACAATAAAACTAAGGTTGTTTCACTTTTACCAACAGTCATTGTTGCTAGCCAAGAAGAGCAACTGCAAAAAGCCATTGAAAATTTAGAATACAGTTTTTTATCTGCTACAAATAGCATATTAAAAGAAAAACAAAAAAATGTAGTGCTGCTTACAGGAAATGGACAATTGCAAGACATTTATCAATATAGTTTTTTGAGTGAAGTTTCTAAAAAATACAGATTAACAAAGTTTCCTTTAGATTCTGTGGCTTCAAACCCTCAGCAAACTTTACAAGATTTAATTTCTATAGATTTAGCTATAATTACAAAACCAACACAAAAATTTACAGAAGCAGAAAAATTCACATTAGACCAATACATTACAAATGGTGGTAAAACTCTTTGGATGTTAGATAATGTACAAGCAGATCAAGACAGCTTGTTAGCCACAGGTAAAATGTTGGCTTACCCAAGAGATTTAAATTTAACAGATTTATTATTTTCTTATGGAGTAAGAATAAATTCAACTTTAGTTAAAGATTTATATGCTGCACAAATTGCATTGGCTACTGGAAATGTTGGCAACCAAACTCAGTATCAAAATTTAGATTGGTTTTATCATCCTTTAGTTTCAGGCAATCCTTATCATCCTATAACTAAAAACGTAGGTAATGTGCGTTTGCAATTTGCAAATCAAATAGACACTTTAAAAAATGATATTAAAAAAATACCACTTTTAGTAAGTTCTCCATTAACCAGAAAAGTGGGTACACCATCAATAATTGAATTACAATCTATTGCTGAAGAACCTAAGGAAGAAGATTATGCAGCAGGTAATCAATTATTTGCAGTTTTATTAGAGGGTAATTTTAAATCAGCCTATAAAAATAGAGTAAAACCCTTTAAAACCAATCTATTTCAAGGGTCTACTGCTAACAATAAAATGATTGTAATTTCTGATGGTGATATTGCAAAAAATCAAATTTTAAAAGGGCAACCTACAGATTTATCTAGAGATAAATGGACAAATCAAGAATTTGGAAATAAAGACTTCTTAATGAATGCTGTAGATTATTTATTAGACGATTCTGGCTTAATCAATCTAAGAAATAAAACCTTAAAAATAAATACTTTAGATAAGCAAAAAGCCTATAAAGAAAGAACTTATTGGCAATTCTTAAACATAGTTTTACCTTTGGTAATTTTAGCTGTTTTTGGTGTAGTGTTTAACTATTTACGTAAAAGGAAATACGCTTAG
- a CDS encoding tetratricopeptide repeat protein, whose product MSLVKFESMLKTNNIYFFDLVEFEEIIIHYLDAGKHSLAKKAVKLGLEQHPESVDLKLLQVELFIFDNDLENATLLLRKIELLEPNNDEVFIQKATINSKSGKHAEAIINLNKALLHTEDKVDVWSLMGMEYLYLDDFENARLNFAKCIDVDFEDYSALYNIVYCFDMEKEHEQAIKYLKSYIDVNPYCEVAWHQLGRQHFVLDQFKEALRAFDYAVLIDESFIGGYLEKAKTLEELGEYQEAIDNYLITLELDDPTAFAYVRIGECYERLNKYEAAISYYKKAVHEDPLLDRGWILLTNLYFNEGNFEKASYYIAKALKIDENNTLYWRRYSEIKIKMNFFEEAVVGFQKCLELRDDAIEIYVSLVDVQSFLGDFNDALATLFKAQKIYKNFAEIEYRLAGLFFILNKKNYGFNHLILGLQIDYEYHTILNELYPTVFEDDKIKALLTNYKKAFE is encoded by the coding sequence ATGTCTTTAGTAAAATTTGAATCGATGCTCAAAACCAACAATATTTATTTCTTTGATTTGGTTGAATTTGAGGAGATTATCATTCATTATTTAGATGCAGGTAAGCATTCTTTAGCCAAAAAAGCAGTTAAGTTAGGCCTAGAGCAGCACCCAGAATCTGTAGATTTAAAATTACTTCAAGTAGAATTATTCATTTTTGATAATGATTTAGAAAATGCTACCCTTCTTTTAAGAAAAATTGAGTTGCTAGAACCTAATAATGATGAGGTTTTTATTCAGAAAGCCACTATCAATTCAAAATCTGGTAAACATGCAGAGGCTATTATCAATTTAAATAAAGCACTTTTACATACAGAAGATAAAGTAGATGTTTGGTCTTTAATGGGTATGGAATATCTGTATTTAGACGATTTTGAGAATGCAAGATTAAATTTTGCAAAATGTATTGATGTAGATTTTGAAGATTATTCTGCTTTGTACAATATTGTGTATTGCTTTGATATGGAAAAAGAGCATGAGCAAGCCATAAAATATTTAAAAAGTTATATAGATGTAAATCCTTATTGTGAGGTTGCTTGGCATCAATTGGGTAGACAACATTTTGTTTTAGATCAATTTAAAGAAGCGTTAAGAGCATTTGACTATGCAGTTTTAATTGATGAATCATTTATTGGTGGCTACTTAGAAAAAGCAAAAACTTTAGAAGAATTAGGTGAGTATCAAGAAGCTATAGATAACTACTTAATTACGTTAGAATTAGATGATCCTACAGCATTTGCATATGTTAGAATAGGTGAGTGCTATGAAAGGTTAAATAAATATGAAGCTGCTATTTCTTATTATAAAAAAGCAGTTCACGAAGACCCTCTTTTAGATAGAGGTTGGATTTTATTAACCAATTTATATTTTAATGAGGGTAATTTTGAGAAAGCTTCTTATTATATAGCAAAAGCTTTAAAGATTGATGAGAATAATACCCTGTATTGGAGAAGGTATTCTGAGATAAAAATAAAAATGAACTTTTTTGAAGAAGCAGTTGTTGGTTTTCAAAAATGTTTAGAATTAAGAGATGATGCTATTGAAATTTATGTTTCTTTAGTAGATGTTCAGTCTTTTTTAGGAGACTTTAATGATGCTCTTGCTACTTTATTTAAAGCACAGAAAATCTATAAAAACTTTGCTGAAATTGAATACAGATTGGCTGGATTGTTTTTTATTTTGAATAAAAAAAATTATGGATTTAACCATTTAATTTTGGGTTTACAAATAGATTATGAGTATCATACCATTTTAAACGAACTGTATCCAACTGTTTTTGAAGATGATAAGATTAAAGCTCTGCTTACAAATTACAAGAAAGCATTTGAATAA